Proteins encoded in a region of the Haloarchaeobius salinus genome:
- a CDS encoding 50S ribosomal protein L6, whose amino-acid sequence MRVELDIPDDVTAEMDHLDLTVEGPNGSVTRRLWYPDVSVSVEDDQVVVESDASDAKTNATVGTFESHISNMFHGVTDGWEYEMEVFYSHFPMKVQADGGEVVIENFLGEKAPRRTNIHGDTDVQVDGEELTLSGPDKEAVGQTAADIEQLTRVSGKDTRVFQDGVYITKKPAKGGA is encoded by the coding sequence ATGCGAGTAGAACTGGACATTCCGGACGACGTAACAGCCGAGATGGACCATCTCGACCTCACGGTCGAGGGTCCGAACGGGTCGGTCACACGCCGACTCTGGTACCCCGACGTCAGCGTGAGCGTCGAGGACGACCAGGTCGTCGTTGAATCCGACGCATCCGATGCGAAGACGAACGCCACCGTCGGCACCTTCGAGAGTCACATCAGCAACATGTTCCACGGTGTGACCGACGGGTGGGAGTACGAGATGGAGGTCTTCTACTCCCACTTCCCGATGAAGGTGCAGGCAGACGGTGGCGAGGTCGTCATCGAGAACTTCCTCGGCGAGAAGGCACCGCGACGAACGAACATCCACGGCGACACCGACGTGCAGGTCGACGGCGAGGAGCTGACCCTCTCCGGGCCTGACAAGGAAGCCGTCGGACAGACCGCCGCCGACATCGAGCAGCTCACCCGCGTCAGCGGGAAGGACACTCGCGTGTTCCAGGACGGCGTCTACATCACGAAGAAGCCCGCCAAGGGAGGTGCCTGA